GGACTGTTCAGGCCATCGACATGCGCACAATGCACGCGGAGTTGGTGGGTGCGTCCTGTTTTCGGATAAAGAAAAAGTTTGGCTTTGCCATTGTGGCGCTCGATCACTTCATAAAAGGTCTCAGCCGGTTTGCCATGTTCAAAACAGACGAGCTGGCGAGGGCGATCATAAAAGTCGCCGCGCATTGGCAAGCTTATCGTGCCACTTTCCTTGGGAATATCTTGCTCTAACAGAGCACAGTAACGTTTCTTTACTGTTCGCTGAATAAACTGCTGTTGTAGGTATTTGTTAGCGCGGGCGCTAATGGCAATCACCATTAAACCCGATGTCGACATATCCAGTCGATGGACAATCAGTGGCCCAGTCGCATCGGGATAACGTGCTTTCATGCGGGTATAGACGGAGTCGTTAACTGACTTACCGGGCACCGAAAGAAACTCAGCAGGTTTGTTGATCACCGCAAGGTGTTCATCTTCATAAATGATCTCCACTTGTTTCTTGTCGCTGTCGCTCATTAGCAGAGGGCTCGGCTCTACATCAAGCCCGATCAACATATGTGACAAGATAGGGTGGCATTTACCCTGACAGGAAGGGTAGTAATGCTGGTGGCGACGAATTTCAGATTTGGGCGATTGTCCCCACCAAAACTCTGCGAGAGCAAGCGGTTGATAGCCATGCTGATAAGCGTAATGCAGCAGTTTAGGTGCGCAACACTCACCCGCCCCAGCAGGGGGCACACCATAGGGTGTTTTCTCAAAAATTGCGCCAAGATCTTCATACTCGCCCACGGCGTTGAGAAAGCGGTATTGCGCAAAGAGCTGCTTTTGTAAGCGGTGCGAACGTTGCTTTCGTTCTTGACGGAGTGCATCGATCTGGTTTTCAAAACCATCTAGCGTCGCTTTCGCGTCGTTCACTGTCGCTTCCCACTGCAATTTAAGGTCGCGTAGCTGCAGTTTATCAATCACACTTGCTTCATTGAGTCGTTGCCGCGCTTCTGCGCGTTGTTCTTCAGGAAGTTCACTAAGGGCTAATCGTTGTGCTTTACGCGATTTTTTGTTGATTTGCATCTGCTCGCGATGCGTCGACAGCGCCGTTTTAGCGTCATTGGCCACGGTTTGCCATTGTGTTTTAGCAACGACATAGTCTTGTGAGGCTAATGCAGCATCGAGTTGGTGGTTGATTTTGTTGATCTCTGCTTGCTCAGGCAAAAAGAAGCCATCTTCATCCAGCATATCAAACACAGGCGGGACGAAGCCGGGCAGGTGATTACTCTCAGCGACTTTGCCTGAATAGGCACGTAAATACCCTAGCTCGCCTTGCGCGTTTTCAACCACGAGTACGCCGAACATTTTTCCGGTTGCCGACTCACTTTCTTGCACTAAGCCAAAGTCGTGTTCCCACTCTAAAGGTTGACTGAGTGCATCTTGCAAGGCCTCCGATGCTGCGATTGCCATCGGATGAGGTTGATAGCAAAACGGAAAGGTGAACTGCGCGGGTCTGGGTAACGACGCTACGTCAGCATGAAATGGAAAAAACATCGGATCTTGCATGGTGTCTTCAATCAACAGCGAATGTGGGCGGCAATTCTAGCGGGTTGGACTGAAAAATTCATCTTCTGCATTACGCTTTGATGCCTTCGATACCCTCTAGCTTGAGCAAGGTGGTTTTCTTATCGAGTCCACCCGCATACCCGGTGAGTTTGCCTGACGCGCCAATCACGCGATGGCAGGGAATAATAACCGGAATCGGATTTTTCCCGTTGGCGGCACCGACAGCACGTACGGCTTTGGGGTTGTCTAACTTGACAGCAATATCGCCATAGCTGCAAAACTCACCATGTGGAATGGTTTGCAGTGCGTGCCAAACACGGTGTTGAAAGGCCGTTCCTTTTGGAGCGACGGGGACATCAAAGTTGATGCGCTGTCCTGAAAAATACTCAGTGAGCTCTTGCACTGCTTGTTGAGTGATCGGGTTGGTGTGCGTATCTAAATCAGGATCGGCATCAAAGTGAATCGCGGTAACCGCGGTGTGGTTAGCGATAACATTGAGCCACCCGATTGGCGTATCTATGAGTTGATTAAACATCCATAACATTCCATAAGTAGAAGGTGAGGTAGCTGCGCCAAGGTGCGGCGGCATCTGGGTTAAATGCTGTGGCATCTTGCCTAGCATTGAGGTTTTTAATCGCACGTTGCACGCCGAGATCGCCGCTTAAAAAGATGTCGGGATCATTGATGCCGCGAAGTTTAAGGTAGTCGACGGTCCAAGGCCCAATGCCTTTGAGCTTAAGGAGTGCATCCGCGTCAAAGATCGGATTTTCAATGGCATAGTTGATGAAAGTTAATAGTGTCTCTTTGCGACGCTCTGGCATGCCTAGGCTACGTACAAAGGCTTCGCTGATGGCATTGGGCTCGGGGAAATAGCGGTAAGGTTCCGCGTTATCTGGGTTGCTGTCTATCACTTTCTCCACCAAATTCCTGGCGGCTTTGACCGACACTTGCT
This DNA window, taken from Thaumasiovibrio subtropicus, encodes the following:
- a CDS encoding RluA family pseudouridine synthase, yielding MFFPFHADVASLPRPAQFTFPFCYQPHPMAIAASEALQDALSQPLEWEHDFGLVQESESATGKMFGVLVVENAQGELGYLRAYSGKVAESNHLPGFVPPVFDMLDEDGFFLPEQAEINKINHQLDAALASQDYVVAKTQWQTVANDAKTALSTHREQMQINKKSRKAQRLALSELPEEQRAEARQRLNEASVIDKLQLRDLKLQWEATVNDAKATLDGFENQIDALRQERKQRSHRLQKQLFAQYRFLNAVGEYEDLGAIFEKTPYGVPPAGAGECCAPKLLHYAYQHGYQPLALAEFWWGQSPKSEIRRHQHYYPSCQGKCHPILSHMLIGLDVEPSPLLMSDSDKKQVEIIYEDEHLAVINKPAEFLSVPGKSVNDSVYTRMKARYPDATGPLIVHRLDMSTSGLMVIAISARANKYLQQQFIQRTVKKRYCALLEQDIPKESGTISLPMRGDFYDRPRQLVCFEHGKPAETFYEVIERHNGKAKLFLYPKTGRTHQLRVHCAHVDGLNSPIVGDDLYGTRANRLHLHAESITFEHPITRETVHFQVDPDF
- a CDS encoding methylated-DNA--[protein]-cysteine S-methyltransferase, with the protein product MFNQLIDTPIGWLNVIANHTAVTAIHFDADPDLDTHTNPITQQAVQELTEYFSGQRINFDVPVAPKGTAFQHRVWHALQTIPHGEFCSYGDIAVKLDNPKAVRAVGAANGKNPIPVIIPCHRVIGASGKLTGYAGGLDKKTTLLKLEGIEGIKA